From the Myxococcota bacterium genome, the window AGTCCACGGCATCGCCGCGCTCGGCGAGAACCCGGGCCAGAGCACGCGCCGACGCCTCGGTGTGGGCCGAGTCCACCACGATCCAGGGATCGGCGGCGAGCGTTTCGATGCGGCCGGGCAATCCGACGCCGGCCAGGCCTTCGCGGGCCGCTGCCGCGATCGCTTCGGGCGCATGGCTGTCGGCGAGCAGACGTCGCGCCGCCGCCACCGCGAGCGCGGCGTTCGCGGGCTGGTGGTCACCGGCGATGGGCAGCGCGAGGGTCACCTCGAATGCGCCCTCTCCCGTCGTCAGGGTCGCGCCCGTCGCGCTGGTCTCGAAGGCCAACGCGATGTGCTCACCTACGCGAAACAGCGGCGCCCCGACTGCACGAGCGCGCTCCTCGGTCACCGCCGCCGCTTCGGGCACCAGCGGGCCCATCAGCGCCGGGACGCCCGGCTTCCAGATCCCCGCCTTCTCGCCCGCGATCGCGGCCAGCGTCGTGCCCAGGCGGTCGGTGTGCTCGAGCTCGATCTGGGTCACTGCGGTGACCGCCGGCGTCACGGCGTTGGTCGAGTCGAGGCGCCCGCCGAGTCCGACCTCGAGGATCGCGTGGTCGACGTCGGCCTCCTGGAAGAGCAGCAGCGCGACCGCGGTGGTGGCGTCGAAGAAGGAGGGCACGCTGTCGCCCCCCGCCTCGCGCAGGGCGTCCACCTCGGGGCGCACCCGCTCGACCGCCGCCGCCAGCGAGGCCTCCGCGACCGGGACCCCATCGATGCGGAACCGCTCGATCCAACTCTCGAGATGCGGAGACGTGAAGGTTCCCACGCGGCATCCCGCAGCGAGAAGGATCGCCTCCGCAAAGAGCGCGGTGGAGCCCTTCCCCTTCGACCCGGCAACGTGGAAGATCGAGAGCCCGGCGTCGGGGCGATCCAGTCGCGCCAGCAGGGCCTCGATGGGCGCGAGGGAGAGTCGGGCCGGTCCCGGCACCCGCTCCTTCTCGAGGTTGATCAAGCCTTCGAGGTAGGACGCGGCCTCGGCGAGGCTGGCGATCGGGGCGGTAGCACGACGCGTCATGGGGGTGGCCTTCCGGGCCGCAGGACGCTCGGGGTCGCGCGCAGACGCCCCCTGTCGAGACGTGGACGCGCTTCCTGCGCCCGAAACGAAACGAGGCGGCCGAAGCCGCCTCGTCGAATCAGTCGAGAAAGGTCTCGGCGCTATTGGACCATGTAGCGCTTCCACTGGCGGTACTCCTTGACCGCCTCGCTCGTGGAACCCGCTGCCGGGAAGAAGAACTTCACCGCATGGCCGCACTCGCGGCAGATCTTGTAGCAGAACTTGAAGCCGTCGATCTCCCGGTTGCCGCCAACCAGCTCCCGGTTCTCGTCGCGGCAGCACGCGGAGGCGTTCACCGGCGAGACGATCTTCTTCGGGTAGTCGTTCCGCGGCTTCTCGTCGTCCGTGTACTTGATGATGTTGCGGACGATGCGGTTCGCCTTGGCGTCCGTGTTCTGCTTGCGAATGTTGCTGCCGATTCTTCTCAACGGTTCTTCCTCATGCTTGCACCCCCTCCGTCGCCTGGATTCCCAGGTCGTGGAGGAGTGGGGTCAAATCGCGATAGGTCGCCTCGCAGGGCGGGCCGTCGGCGTAGTGAAGCCACGGAGACGGTCCGTTGCGAAACAGGGTGGAGCTGCGTGTGCCGTAGGGGCCCGCGTGAACGCAGGTGGCGTCGAGGCCGTCACCGGTGTGAGCGCGGCAGAGGTCCGCCAACCGCTCGGGGCCGGCGTCGCCCTCGGCCGCGACCGCGTCGACTTCGCGCCGCAGGCGATCGAGCTTCTGGGAGGGTTCGTCGGGGTGGACGTTCCCCACGACGTGGGCGCCGGGCGCGAGCGGGCGATGCTCGGGCCGATCGGCGTAGGTGATCCAGTGGGCGCTCTCGCCGTCGGCGAGGAAGAGATTGAAGGGGTTGTAGGTCGCCTCGGGCAGGTCGGCGAAGCGCTTCGCGGCCTCGGCCGCGGTGGGCTGGGCCAGGGCATCCATCACCAGCAGGCCTCGCGAGCGGCGGTTCGGATCGGGCTCGGTAACCCGGCGATTCGTGATCGCGGTGAACAAGCCGTGCGCATTCACACCCAGCCACGTCCCACCCGCCCGCAGATCCCGCGGGGCCACCACGCTCGCTGCGTCGGCGGTGTGATCGGTGGGCGTGAGAGTGCGCAGGGCCGGTCCCTCCGTGGGGCGCTCGTGGAATTCGTCCCGGTTGGCTGCGACGACCAGCGGAGCTCCCGCGAGGCATCGGTGGAAGGCGATCAGTGTGCACATCCAGCGATCCGAGGCGTTCGGGACGACAACCGGCCGAGGTTTCCGGGGGCCGCGAGCGCGAGGCGCCGGCTCGGGCGAGTCGGGGAAAGTAGCGGAAATGTGGAGGTTTCGCCACTACACCGACACGAACGAGAACACGTTCCCTTAGTGGCGGGCGAGGCTCGAAAGGCTCAGGACGCCACGAGGCGAAGGTTGGCCTCTTCGGGTCCTTCCTCTTCCACGTCTTCGGTGTCCCAGCCCTGGGCGACGCGCGCCCGGGCAGCGCGCCGCTGCGCCGCGGCGCGGTCGAGGCCCAGGCCGTAGCGCCCGAAGACCGCCTCGAGCTGGTCGTAGTTCTGCTCGATCGTCGATCGGACCGACTCGAACCCCTGCTGGACCGCCGTCGCACGCCGCCACACCGCCATCGGGTTCGTCGAGAAGTAGTCGGCGTCGTTCTCGCGCGGCTCGAGCAGCACGATGTCGCCCTGGAAGCGGTCGTCGGCGAGATAGCGCTGGACGCCGAGCTTGAGGCGCGAGTGCAGCAGGGTGCGGAAGACCTGATTGATGATCGCCTTGAGCCCGCGATCGGCGAGGTAGCGCCCTTCGGCGAACGACTGGGAGTCCTCCTCCTCGTCGTCGATGCGGTTCAGGAAGGGGCGGAACGGGTTGTAACAGATGATCAGGTCGGCGCCCTTCTCGATCGCGACGTCGATGTTCGCCGTGTGGCGGACACCACCGTCGACGTAGTCGACGCCGTTCAGGCGCGCCGGCTTGTAGAAGATCGGCAGAGCGCTCGATGCCTGGACGGCCTGCGAGATGGTGAGCTCGCTGTTCTCGTCGGCCCCGAAGATCACGCGCTCGGCCGTGTCGAGGTCGCAGGCGGTGACGTACAGCTGCTTTCCGGTCTTCCGCACGAAGGCGCGGAAGTCGTTCGGGATCTTGATCTTCTCGAGGCTGCGACGCAGCCAGCGCTCGAGGCTGGCGTTGTCGAAGAGCCCACCGGGAATGTGGTTCGTGAGCGAGGGCACCTCGCGCTTCGGCGCGATGTGCTGGAAGAGGTGGAGGGCGATGGCCTCGG encodes:
- a CDS encoding Mur ligase family protein, producing MTRRATAPIASLAEAASYLEGLINLEKERVPGPARLSLAPIEALLARLDRPDAGLSIFHVAGSKGKGSTALFAEAILLAAGCRVGTFTSPHLESWIERFRIDGVPVAEASLAAAVERVRPEVDALREAGGDSVPSFFDATTAVALLLFQEADVDHAILEVGLGGRLDSTNAVTPAVTAVTQIELEHTDRLGTTLAAIAGEKAGIWKPGVPALMGPLVPEAAAVTEERARAVGAPLFRVGEHIALAFETSATGATLTTGEGAFEVTLALPIAGDHQPANAALAVAAARRLLADSHAPEAIAAAAREGLAGVGLPGRIETLAADPWIVVDSAHTEASARALARVLAERGDAVDFVVSLSAGKDRDAILEAWLPLARSITFTRAEPIRALDPNELVAAVQARRSTLPVLAIDDAEEALRRTRAALPSGTTLCASGSVYLAGIARRLWSDPPSPTPEAEALADPA
- a CDS encoding NRDE family protein, producing MCTLIAFHRCLAGAPLVVAANRDEFHERPTEGPALRTLTPTDHTADAASVVAPRDLRAGGTWLGVNAHGLFTAITNRRVTEPDPNRRSRGLLVMDALAQPTAAEAAKRFADLPEATYNPFNLFLADGESAHWITYADRPEHRPLAPGAHVVGNVHPDEPSQKLDRLRREVDAVAAEGDAGPERLADLCRAHTGDGLDATCVHAGPYGTRSSTLFRNGPSPWLHYADGPPCEATYRDLTPLLHDLGIQATEGVQA
- a CDS encoding patatin-like phospholipase family protein; translation: MGLTLIRKSEGKRLPRQPKVALVLAGGAVTGGAFKVGGLKALNDFLVERKITDLDVYVGISAGAILGSSLAAGVSPDEMVRVLDGTSSRLDQLRPIDFYQPNVSEWLTRPAKYSYDLAAYLPSISVEFARGLPGLPSALKGPLRDFARKPNYTSAEAIALHLFQHIAPKREVPSLTNHIPGGLFDNASLERWLRRSLEKIKIPNDFRAFVRKTGKQLYVTACDLDTAERVIFGADENSELTISQAVQASSALPIFYKPARLNGVDYVDGGVRHTANIDVAIEKGADLIICYNPFRPFLNRIDDEEEDSQSFAEGRYLADRGLKAIINQVFRTLLHSRLKLGVQRYLADDRFQGDIVLLEPRENDADYFSTNPMAVWRRATAVQQGFESVRSTIEQNYDQLEAVFGRYGLGLDRAAAQRRAARARVAQGWDTEDVEEEGPEEANLRLVAS